One Bradyrhizobium sp. CCGB12 genomic window carries:
- a CDS encoding TonB-dependent receptor domain-containing protein: MIVSPAMSKPAPAVSPGNQWSRTARRVPARNRSGAVVAAPAAQPSSGPVQTPLNTAAVTDVGSRLGITAREMPATVEVISQQTMQDQGIRTTTEVAKAAVGVTGGDAPGAPAIFSMRGFSGDQLSTLYNGIPIGPSTMTGRPMDVAGLQQVEIIKGPDSLVAGLGATGGAINYVTKAPHTGPIVNDAFTSYDSFNGYRAGYGSGGSTLINGLDYRFDISHFNDKSFIDDAYSKLSNVSGQLNYRVNDSLKVWGAAEYRQDKDRFYWGTPIVPANAPGVVPTSGIVSGTWSNYYLGGGTPVTPTIDARTLTTNYNVLDNRSGAGELWLRSGFQWDITNNVSLKSQVYGYDAHRHWFNNEITSFDQTVGNFAGAQSIYRERLALDHAQRLYGNITDLTINSDIGGMDNRFVATVAASNNQFNVSQDTLFFSDYVDLLNPDRGLYGPRSDEKIYTRVNTASLSFEDRLKLTSTFALIGGIRFEDIKLDRTRYSPDGVLRTDRGYPFSKVFNPVTGRVGYTWEVTPGVMLYSQYATAADPTVANIFILAPQVPLLLTTSRTYETGVKVQSADKRTEFTASAFDIERKNVYVPESGIVFNVAGKIASKGIELAAATNPFGGLKLWGNVAFVQSRFVDFSYVDGNGVFQSYSGNTPPNVPNFVANAGASYRFETALPVEIGASMRHVGDRFNYQDNLVVMNAYTTFDAFAFVDIPKSYFTGVEKTRISFRVRNLTNKLYAAWGDPGYTDQIILGAPRSYEVAASFKW, encoded by the coding sequence GTGATCGTCTCACCGGCCATGTCCAAGCCGGCTCCCGCCGTCAGCCCTGGCAATCAATGGTCGCGGACCGCGCGACGCGTCCCGGCGCGTAACCGTAGTGGTGCAGTGGTCGCGGCTCCGGCGGCGCAGCCGTCAAGCGGCCCGGTGCAGACGCCGCTCAACACGGCCGCCGTTACCGATGTCGGCTCTCGGCTCGGGATCACGGCGCGGGAAATGCCCGCGACCGTCGAGGTCATCAGCCAGCAGACGATGCAGGATCAGGGCATCAGGACCACGACCGAGGTCGCCAAGGCTGCGGTCGGCGTCACCGGCGGCGATGCGCCCGGCGCGCCCGCGATCTTCTCGATGCGCGGCTTTTCCGGTGACCAGCTCAGCACGCTCTACAACGGCATCCCGATCGGGCCCTCGACCATGACCGGCCGCCCCATGGATGTGGCAGGCCTCCAGCAGGTCGAGATCATCAAAGGGCCGGACTCGCTGGTGGCGGGCCTCGGCGCGACCGGCGGCGCAATCAACTATGTCACCAAGGCGCCGCACACTGGCCCGATCGTCAACGACGCCTTCACCTCCTACGATTCCTTCAACGGCTACCGCGCCGGCTACGGCTCCGGCGGCAGCACGCTGATCAACGGACTCGATTATCGCTTCGACATCAGCCATTTCAACGACAAGAGCTTCATCGACGATGCCTATTCGAAGCTGAGCAATGTCTCCGGGCAGTTGAACTATCGCGTCAACGACAGCCTGAAGGTCTGGGGCGCGGCCGAGTACAGGCAGGACAAGGACCGTTTCTACTGGGGAACGCCGATCGTGCCGGCGAACGCGCCGGGCGTTGTGCCGACATCGGGGATCGTCTCCGGGACCTGGAGCAATTACTACCTCGGCGGCGGCACGCCTGTTACGCCCACCATCGACGCGCGCACGCTGACGACGAATTACAACGTGCTCGACAATCGTAGCGGAGCGGGCGAGCTCTGGCTGCGGTCAGGCTTTCAATGGGACATCACCAACAACGTCTCGCTGAAGAGCCAGGTTTACGGCTATGACGCCCATCGGCACTGGTTCAACAACGAGATCACGTCGTTCGACCAGACCGTCGGCAATTTTGCCGGCGCGCAGAGCATTTATCGTGAGCGCCTAGCGCTGGATCACGCACAGCGGCTCTACGGCAACATCACCGACCTGACTATCAATTCCGATATCGGCGGCATGGACAATCGTTTCGTCGCAACCGTGGCCGCGAGCAACAACCAGTTCAACGTCTCGCAGGACACGCTGTTCTTCAGCGATTACGTCGATTTGCTTAATCCGGACCGCGGTCTTTATGGTCCACGAAGCGACGAGAAGATCTACACCCGCGTCAACACCGCCTCGCTGTCGTTCGAGGACCGGCTCAAGCTGACATCGACCTTCGCGCTTATCGGCGGCATTCGCTTCGAGGACATCAAGCTAGACCGCACGCGCTACTCCCCCGACGGCGTGCTGCGCACCGACCGCGGCTATCCGTTCTCGAAAGTGTTCAATCCCGTCACCGGCCGCGTCGGCTACACCTGGGAGGTTACCCCGGGCGTCATGCTTTACAGCCAGTATGCGACGGCGGCCGACCCGACGGTCGCCAACATCTTCATCCTCGCGCCACAGGTGCCGTTGCTGCTGACGACGTCGCGAACCTACGAGACCGGCGTGAAAGTGCAGTCGGCTGACAAGCGCACCGAGTTCACCGCGTCCGCGTTCGATATCGAGCGCAAGAACGTCTACGTCCCCGAAAGCGGCATCGTCTTCAACGTCGCCGGCAAGATCGCCTCCAAGGGCATCGAGCTCGCCGCAGCGACCAATCCGTTCGGCGGGCTGAAGCTGTGGGGCAATGTCGCCTTCGTGCAGTCGCGCTTCGTCGACTTCAGTTACGTCGACGGCAACGGAGTGTTCCAGTCCTACTCCGGCAATACGCCGCCCAATGTTCCGAACTTCGTCGCCAATGCCGGTGCGTCCTACCGCTTCGAGACGGCCTTACCGGTGGAGATCGGTGCGTCCATGCGCCATGTCGGCGACCGCTTCAACTACCAGGACAATCTGGTTGTCATGAATGCCTACACGACCTTCGATGCGTTTGCGTTCGTCGACATTCCAAAGTCATATTTCACGGGTGTCGAGAAGACGCGGATCAGTTTCCGCGTGAGAAACCTGACCAACAAGCTCTACGCGGCGTGGGGCGATCCCGGATACACCGACCAGATCATTCTCGGTGCGCCCCGCAGCTACGAGGTGGCAGCGTCGTTCAAGTGGTAG
- a CDS encoding helix-turn-helix transcriptional regulator, whose amino-acid sequence MAKDSAQLAALGDPTRRQIFELVGARPRTVVEITRELTVSQSAVSQHLKVLRESRLVRAEPKGASNVYHIDPAGLGQMRAWLDRFWSHTLAAYKEAVEKPRENQQ is encoded by the coding sequence ATGGCTAAAGACAGCGCGCAACTGGCTGCTCTCGGCGATCCTACTCGCAGGCAGATATTCGAACTGGTGGGCGCCCGGCCTCGCACAGTCGTTGAAATCACGCGCGAGCTGACCGTCTCACAATCGGCCGTATCACAGCATCTCAAGGTTCTGCGCGAATCCCGCCTGGTTCGTGCTGAGCCGAAGGGTGCCAGCAACGTCTATCACATTGATCCAGCAGGGCTCGGCCAGATGCGCGCGTGGCTCGACAGATTCTGGAGCCACACGCTGGCAGCTTACAAAGAAGCCGTAGAAAAACCACGGGAGAACCAGCAATGA
- a CDS encoding SRPBCC family protein, translated as MNARISAAPIKQSIVVEAPIERAFKVFTEDFGSFKPREHNLLAVPIAETVFEPHVGGHIYDRGIDGSECRWARVLAFEPPHRVLSWDISPRWQIETDPDKTSEWEVRFIAETPGRTRLELEHRHLERHGEGWEAEHAGVGSDQGWPLYLRRFAERMACEA; from the coding sequence ATGAACGCACGTATATCGGCTGCGCCTATCAAACAGTCTATCGTCGTCGAGGCGCCCATCGAGCGCGCGTTCAAGGTCTTCACCGAAGACTTCGGAAGCTTCAAGCCGCGCGAGCACAATCTGCTCGCTGTTCCCATCGCAGAGACCGTGTTCGAACCTCACGTGGGCGGACACATCTATGATCGAGGTATTGACGGCAGCGAATGCCGCTGGGCGCGTGTGCTGGCCTTTGAACCGCCCCATCGCGTGCTTAGCTGGGACATCAGCCCGCGCTGGCAAATCGAGACCGATCCCGACAAGACCAGTGAATGGGAGGTGCGGTTCATCGCCGAGACGCCAGGCCGGACCAGATTGGAGCTGGAACACCGCCACCTCGAACGGCATGGCGAAGGCTGGGAAGCCGAGCATGCAGGCGTTGGAAGCGATCAGGGCTGGCCGCTCTACCTTCGGCGGTTTGCCGAGCGCATGGCGTGCGAGGCCTGA
- a CDS encoding MAPEG family protein codes for MAAYSFSIAGVLLLCLISIVLAVHSGSSKGRAGALSGPVLPADDNNLLYRIDRVHMNAVEALTPFVVPAVLAMMVRVRPATLATLVWVYVAIRLIHVAVYLRGGKAAKGGSIRTILYVAGAFVTIALIITTMVAAIW; via the coding sequence ATGGCTGCTTACTCGTTCAGCATTGCAGGGGTGCTTCTCCTTTGCCTCATATCCATCGTGCTTGCGGTGCATTCAGGGTCGTCCAAGGGTCGGGCGGGAGCCCTCTCCGGACCTGTCCTGCCGGCAGATGACAACAACCTGCTTTACCGCATCGATCGCGTCCACATGAACGCGGTAGAGGCGTTGACGCCGTTCGTTGTCCCCGCTGTGCTGGCGATGATGGTGCGCGTGAGGCCTGCTACGCTTGCAACGCTCGTATGGGTCTATGTCGCGATCCGCCTGATCCACGTTGCGGTCTATTTGCGTGGCGGCAAAGCTGCCAAGGGTGGCAGCATCAGAACCATCCTCTATGTTGCCGGAGCGTTCGTGACGATCGCCCTTATTATCACGACGATGGTGGCGGCCATCTGGTGA